One Fuerstiella marisgermanici DNA window includes the following coding sequences:
- a CDS encoding AI-2E family transporter — MTQPESDETFSQPARLSGATLLAATGIFAAVAAFVVAWEMFFILFLGILFGVFLTKSAGSLSRVLPLSYPARVGAVTTLLLVLAIGSLLIFGVRAGHQLADADKHLLAAQEKLEQAAADYPAVYSVLSSTPLIGRFLGPSESKTDDEADASSQPEDTKSAADAKSSAPSQTETSGLTSGTISKVAGTGLQAVFGLFQTSFGLAVNSLLIFFVGLFLSLAPETYRDGVVVLFPQPRRERTRDVLNIAGETLWHWLIGRGGSMLVTGLGAVALLTLAGVPMGAMLGLATGVLTFVPNIGSLVALILAILFALPMGQGTVAIVFVGYLVLQLVESYVITPLIQQQQVSLPPALLISFQALMGVLFGFLGAAVASPLLAACKTLTMEVYVKDVLGGEDER, encoded by the coding sequence GTGACACAACCAGAATCAGATGAGACATTCTCGCAACCCGCTCGCCTGTCCGGAGCCACTCTTCTGGCAGCGACGGGCATTTTTGCTGCGGTCGCCGCGTTCGTGGTCGCGTGGGAAATGTTCTTCATACTTTTCCTTGGGATTCTGTTTGGCGTCTTTCTGACAAAGTCGGCAGGAAGCCTGTCGCGAGTACTGCCGCTTAGCTATCCCGCTCGCGTTGGAGCCGTCACGACACTGCTGTTGGTGCTGGCGATCGGCAGTCTGCTGATATTTGGTGTTCGGGCTGGACACCAACTGGCGGACGCCGACAAGCACCTCTTGGCCGCTCAGGAAAAACTGGAGCAGGCGGCGGCTGATTACCCGGCGGTCTACTCAGTGTTATCGTCAACACCGCTGATTGGTCGATTTCTGGGCCCGTCTGAATCGAAGACGGATGACGAGGCCGATGCATCGTCGCAACCTGAGGACACGAAATCGGCCGCTGACGCCAAGTCGTCTGCACCCTCGCAGACTGAGACGTCGGGCTTAACGTCAGGGACCATCTCGAAGGTGGCCGGTACCGGCCTGCAGGCTGTCTTCGGTTTGTTTCAAACCTCGTTCGGCCTCGCGGTGAATAGCCTGCTCATCTTCTTCGTTGGGTTGTTTCTCTCGCTCGCGCCGGAAACCTACCGTGACGGAGTTGTGGTACTTTTCCCTCAGCCACGCCGAGAGCGAACTCGCGACGTCTTGAACATCGCTGGCGAAACGTTGTGGCACTGGCTGATCGGACGAGGTGGCTCAATGCTGGTCACAGGACTTGGTGCCGTAGCACTACTCACCCTGGCTGGCGTTCCGATGGGCGCTATGTTGGGTCTGGCGACAGGCGTGTTGACATTCGTGCCGAACATCGGCAGCCTGGTGGCTCTGATTCTTGCGATCCTGTTTGCGCTGCCGATGGGGCAGGGCACCGTCGCGATTGTTTTTGTTGGCTATCTGGTGCTGCAACTTGTGGAAAGCTACGTCATTACGCCGCTGATTCAGCAACAACAGGTCTCACTGCCGCCCGCGTTATTGATTTCTTTTCAGGCGTTGATGGGCGTACTGTTCGGGTTTTTGGGAGCCGCCGTTGCTTCGCCGCTATTGGCCGCGTGCAAAACACTGACCATGGAAGTCTATGTGAAGGACGTACTTGGCGGCGAAGACGAACGATAG
- a CDS encoding bifunctional lysylphosphatidylglycerol flippase/synthetase MprF → MSTATTDAPWVPDHAEPSELAWDTARSGQSKLTSRHDLNAGERAQLEQMAYRYACVPESYDIVVSDGHVLRTPCGKGAISVLADGRFWHLAGGLLAPENLKPQMIDWLRALSEQQKQTLAVYNVSATDARRFRDAGFVVNKFGEEPLLYPRTIDWVGKKFEWVRRQTNFCSRAGVEIVEITDANEQRSLAETLLNIMTQDLAGRTFDKPLRLLEGEFDPFALRRRRLFVARQQSTGVIEAFLACSPVDGGRSWAFETYRKRTDATRGVTAFLFRSVIDQLRDEDVEQISLCLIPGRNVADAAIGNDDWRIEKALSTWFHRMDFVFNAKGQDHFKSRFRPRYVDRYLCVAPRNSVGSLWSFLKTTGAINCSWTNMMKQLRRSVIGR, encoded by the coding sequence ATGTCTACCGCCACGACTGATGCCCCCTGGGTTCCTGATCATGCTGAGCCATCAGAGCTGGCCTGGGATACCGCGCGCTCTGGCCAATCGAAGCTGACCAGCCGCCACGATTTAAACGCCGGTGAACGCGCTCAGCTTGAGCAGATGGCGTATCGCTATGCCTGCGTTCCCGAAAGCTACGACATCGTTGTTTCTGACGGACACGTTCTGCGCACCCCGTGCGGCAAGGGTGCAATCAGTGTGCTGGCGGACGGACGCTTCTGGCACCTGGCCGGCGGCCTGCTGGCTCCGGAGAATCTGAAGCCACAAATGATCGACTGGCTGCGGGCTTTGTCGGAACAACAGAAGCAGACTCTGGCCGTGTACAACGTGTCGGCAACAGACGCCCGTCGCTTCCGTGACGCGGGCTTTGTGGTCAACAAGTTCGGCGAAGAACCGTTGTTGTATCCTCGCACCATCGATTGGGTGGGAAAGAAATTTGAATGGGTGCGCCGTCAGACAAATTTCTGCTCGCGAGCCGGCGTGGAGATCGTGGAAATCACGGACGCGAACGAACAGCGCAGTCTGGCGGAAACGTTGCTCAACATTATGACGCAGGATCTGGCTGGACGTACGTTTGATAAACCGCTGCGATTGCTGGAAGGCGAATTCGATCCCTTCGCGTTGCGGCGGCGTCGCCTGTTTGTGGCCCGCCAGCAGTCAACCGGCGTCATTGAAGCATTCCTGGCGTGCAGTCCGGTCGACGGAGGTCGAAGCTGGGCATTTGAAACCTATCGCAAGCGCACGGACGCGACGCGCGGAGTGACTGCCTTCCTGTTTCGCAGCGTGATTGATCAACTTCGCGACGAAGACGTAGAACAGATCTCGCTGTGCCTGATTCCCGGCCGCAACGTCGCGGATGCGGCGATTGGCAACGACGACTGGCGCATCGAAAAAGCTCTGTCCACCTGGTTTCACCGCATGGACTTTGTCTTCAATGCCAAGGGGCAGGACCACTTCAAGAGTCGGTTTCGACCGCGCTACGTGGATCGCTATCTGTGCGTCGCCCCCCGCAATTCCGTCGGATCATTGTGGTCGTTTTTGAAGACCACTGGCGCGATCAATTGCAGCTGGACGAATATGATGAAGCAACTTCGTCGCAGTGTGATTGGACGATAG
- a CDS encoding GH3 auxin-responsive promoter family protein, giving the protein MLRILPKITPRVVSRGLLSALRRGSCDAFERRLSRAASVQRDWLLNRVRLSEQTGFGKDYGFQHIRSLDDFRKQVPVAGYDHFEPYINRVAAGETSALIPETEKLLQFTITTGSSGVPKLNPVTNTWLREYRKAWDVWGMKLFVDHPRHIGSKMLQMSGTWDMGTTPGGHQISMVSSLLTKIQNPMLKPYYLIPDVVNDIPDPVTRHYVALRLTLLEDVGWILLMNPGTLIRLAEIGDTHSDTLLRDISDGTLTDKFDIPSHIRRVLETKHLKRSVAGARRLSQLASQRGRLLPRDYWNTPVIGCWLAGTAGYQSRNIPQYFGDSPCRDMGLVSSEGRHTIPLQDTNPAGVPSIESGYYEFIPMDEPIGEFPHTLSGHELEPGHEYRLVMTTAAGYFRFDIGDIVKCCGFTSEAPLLEFVQKSARVGDLEGEKLTEHQVVAAAHMAAEQIGVNLSLITAVPRRLEHRQPRYDFLVESTEISDARQAERFLCNLDERLEELNFLWRARRREGVLQAPHLTRLAPREWDRCIQKEVAKRGTGDYQYKHPGLVMDEQWLDQFHVHDTITMQPATV; this is encoded by the coding sequence GTGCTCAGGATTCTGCCCAAGATAACTCCCCGCGTCGTCTCTCGTGGACTGCTGTCCGCACTGCGACGAGGATCATGCGACGCCTTCGAACGACGCCTGTCGCGCGCGGCAAGCGTGCAACGGGACTGGCTGCTGAATCGCGTGCGGCTGTCGGAGCAAACCGGATTCGGCAAAGACTATGGCTTTCAGCACATCCGATCGCTCGACGACTTCCGGAAGCAGGTCCCGGTCGCGGGCTACGATCACTTCGAACCGTATATTAATAGAGTAGCGGCCGGAGAAACGTCCGCTCTGATACCGGAAACGGAGAAGCTGCTTCAGTTTACCATCACGACCGGCAGCAGCGGCGTGCCAAAGTTGAATCCAGTGACCAACACCTGGCTGCGCGAATACCGCAAAGCCTGGGACGTTTGGGGGATGAAACTGTTTGTCGATCATCCGCGGCACATCGGATCGAAGATGCTGCAGATGTCTGGCACATGGGACATGGGAACAACTCCGGGCGGACACCAGATCAGCATGGTCAGTTCGCTGCTGACGAAGATTCAGAACCCGATGCTGAAGCCGTATTACCTGATCCCCGATGTGGTGAATGATATTCCGGACCCTGTGACGCGACACTATGTGGCACTGCGGCTGACACTGCTGGAGGACGTGGGCTGGATTTTGCTGATGAATCCGGGCACGCTGATTCGACTTGCCGAGATCGGTGACACGCATTCCGACACACTTCTGCGCGACATCAGCGATGGAACGCTTACAGACAAGTTTGACATTCCTTCCCACATTCGGCGCGTGCTGGAAACCAAACACCTGAAACGCTCGGTGGCGGGCGCTCGACGTTTAAGTCAACTGGCATCTCAGAGGGGACGTCTGCTGCCACGCGACTACTGGAACACACCGGTGATCGGTTGCTGGCTGGCTGGCACGGCGGGGTATCAGTCTCGCAACATTCCGCAGTACTTCGGCGATTCACCGTGTCGCGATATGGGGCTGGTTTCGAGCGAAGGGCGGCACACGATTCCTTTGCAGGACACAAATCCGGCGGGTGTACCTTCGATCGAATCAGGCTACTACGAATTTATCCCGATGGACGAACCGATAGGTGAGTTCCCTCACACCTTGAGCGGCCACGAACTGGAACCTGGTCACGAATACCGACTGGTGATGACGACAGCGGCCGGCTATTTTCGATTTGATATCGGCGATATTGTGAAGTGCTGCGGATTTACCAGCGAAGCACCGCTGCTGGAATTTGTGCAGAAAAGTGCTAGAGTCGGTGATCTCGAAGGTGAAAAGCTAACCGAACATCAGGTCGTCGCCGCCGCCCACATGGCGGCCGAACAGATTGGGGTCAATCTGAGTCTGATCACGGCAGTACCACGAAGGCTGGAACACCGACAACCTCGGTACGACTTCCTGGTCGAATCCACAGAAATATCCGACGCGCGGCAGGCGGAGCGATTTCTCTGCAACCTCGATGAGCGACTGGAAGAATTGAATTTCCTCTGGCGTGCTCGACGGCGAGAAGGCGTGTTACAGGCACCGCATCTAACGCGGCTCGCCCCACGCGAATGGGACCGTTGTATTCAAAAAGAGGTCGCCAAACGCGGGACGGGGGACTACCAATATAAGCACCCCGGTTTGGTGATGGACGAACAGTGGCTGGATCAGTTCCACGTTCACGACACCATCACCATGCAACCCGCGACAGTGTAA
- a CDS encoding GNAT family N-acetyltransferase, translated as MPVIQPYNEQPAIAVPSQDVAGAALCVRPYKATSEQLQTFVEDTWTEAYRGRMAFPVWTAEYFDWIRSASNASNRCLGVYDQQKLVAVLLGLQSKFQTPNSGFSGGHWSWLSVAKSHRGRGLAKRLDATRVDLEKAARSDLIVSYRFVGSRYSLAERESHLFPLKKFHQRLGFWARPLDGDRLHQWTINRAEGLLSRLVMPVLPAVNWTGSNSGSNGIRLFHHGDLADCARAAATQFRDCVLKVRWDKSSLRQQLMGSPISQTVVAEHQGRVQGFINFHILPFQARTRELVAVVDLICVNQLPARQQRALIRNALGLMRDQGAILALKIRCGDVSAPLMLATNFTPRWPDSSLVLQWTRSVQRIPKRRPIHVLWR; from the coding sequence ATGCCAGTCATCCAGCCATACAACGAGCAACCGGCCATTGCCGTGCCATCCCAGGACGTGGCGGGGGCTGCGCTTTGCGTGCGGCCGTACAAGGCGACCAGCGAACAGTTGCAGACTTTCGTGGAAGACACGTGGACCGAAGCCTACCGGGGTCGAATGGCATTCCCCGTGTGGACCGCCGAATATTTCGACTGGATCCGCTCAGCCTCGAATGCATCAAACCGCTGTCTCGGCGTTTACGACCAGCAAAAACTAGTGGCCGTTCTGCTGGGGCTACAAAGCAAATTTCAGACGCCGAATTCCGGGTTCAGCGGCGGGCACTGGAGTTGGCTGTCAGTCGCGAAGTCTCATCGCGGTCGAGGCCTAGCGAAACGGCTGGATGCCACTCGAGTGGATCTGGAAAAGGCTGCTCGATCAGACCTGATTGTCAGTTACCGCTTTGTGGGTTCCAGATACTCACTTGCCGAACGCGAATCCCACCTATTTCCGCTCAAGAAGTTTCATCAGAGACTCGGCTTCTGGGCTCGACCATTGGACGGCGACCGGTTGCATCAGTGGACGATCAATCGCGCTGAGGGGTTGCTAAGCCGTCTGGTGATGCCGGTTCTGCCCGCAGTCAATTGGACGGGCTCAAACAGCGGCAGCAATGGTATTCGCCTGTTCCATCACGGTGATCTGGCAGACTGCGCTCGGGCGGCTGCGACGCAATTCCGTGACTGTGTGCTGAAGGTTCGTTGGGACAAATCATCATTGCGTCAACAACTGATGGGAAGTCCGATTTCGCAAACCGTTGTGGCGGAACATCAGGGGCGGGTTCAGGGCTTTATCAACTTTCACATTCTTCCCTTCCAGGCTCGAACGCGCGAACTGGTGGCGGTCGTTGACCTGATTTGTGTCAACCAGTTGCCGGCTCGACAGCAGCGAGCGCTGATAAGAAATGCGCTGGGACTGATGCGTGATCAAGGAGCCATTCTGGCGCTGAAGATTCGCTGCGGCGATGTGTCAGCCCCGTTAATGCTGGCGACAAACTTTACTCCTCGCTGGCCTGATTCTTCACTGGTGCTGCAGTGGACGCGGTCCGTGCAGCGAATCCCAAAGCGTCGCCCCATCCACGTTCTATGGCGTTAA
- a CDS encoding LuxR C-terminal-related transcriptional regulator: MDSLQQPSSNLNAILRAISIACSDAWSYAPLEESIIRHCSRRWAEMFGLDENAINSGAGLSIHDPLIAEGCVRLGLPANWLVHELRHARDSSRALPETQTESGKTYRTTTTVVFDDGGRPIGRLWIVHCEAAIPIPQAVWHRAVEARQELSLLTPRESDILSLVSAGLTNKVTAQQAGISEKTVEKHRASIMRKLGVRSVAELIRRVTEADLLTEA; encoded by the coding sequence GTGGATTCTCTTCAACAACCATCCTCAAACCTGAACGCGATCCTGCGAGCGATATCAATCGCATGCAGCGATGCGTGGAGCTATGCGCCGCTGGAAGAGAGCATCATCCGCCACTGCTCGCGCCGCTGGGCCGAGATGTTTGGGCTGGATGAGAATGCCATCAATTCCGGTGCGGGGCTCTCAATCCACGACCCGCTGATCGCCGAAGGATGTGTTCGGTTGGGGCTTCCGGCAAATTGGCTGGTGCACGAACTTCGCCACGCCCGTGATTCGTCGAGGGCGTTGCCAGAAACACAGACGGAAAGTGGAAAGACCTATCGGACCACGACAACCGTCGTTTTCGACGACGGCGGACGCCCCATCGGACGGCTCTGGATTGTGCATTGCGAGGCCGCGATTCCCATTCCACAAGCCGTCTGGCACCGCGCCGTTGAGGCTCGGCAGGAGCTTTCACTGCTGACGCCCCGGGAATCTGACATTCTTAGTTTGGTTTCCGCCGGGTTGACCAACAAAGTGACCGCGCAGCAGGCCGGGATTAGTGAAAAGACGGTGGAAAAACACCGTGCCAGCATTATGCGCAAACTGGGCGTCCGCAGCGTGGCAGAACTTATTCGCCGCGTGACCGAAGCCGACCTTCTGACAGAAGCGTAA
- a CDS encoding DUF3500 domain-containing protein has product MATSPNTESSFNRRNFVKLVGGTSALAALSSTNLNAALFAGPSPSSAAETAVTEFYKSLSDAQKSKICFGFNNKLRDRISANWMITDIEIGSDFYTKSQRKMIDQVVRGLTSEDGYSRLQKQMEDDNGGLEQYSVAVFGTPGEKEFEFELTGRHLTLRADGNSVEKAAFGGPIVYGHGEEEDVKKNLYYDQTKQTNEVFKSLDADQAARALVAKKPSETAVQIQGDNAAFPGIAVSDLKDDQQQLVLQSLKVLLAPYREEDRAEVMQIVAESGGVEKLHMAFYQEGDLESDKVWDIWRVEGPAFVWHFRGAPHVHAYINIGHRKHA; this is encoded by the coding sequence ATGGCGACTTCACCCAACACCGAATCATCCTTCAATCGTCGTAACTTTGTGAAGCTGGTCGGCGGAACTTCGGCACTGGCCGCGTTAAGCAGCACCAACCTGAATGCTGCCCTGTTTGCCGGACCGTCGCCTTCCAGTGCTGCGGAAACGGCTGTGACAGAATTCTACAAGTCACTGTCAGACGCTCAGAAAAGTAAGATCTGTTTCGGTTTCAATAACAAACTGCGAGACAGGATTAGTGCCAACTGGATGATCACCGACATTGAGATCGGGTCGGATTTCTACACGAAGTCTCAACGCAAGATGATCGACCAGGTGGTCCGCGGCCTGACCAGTGAAGACGGCTATTCACGTCTGCAAAAGCAGATGGAAGACGACAACGGCGGGCTCGAACAATACAGCGTGGCCGTGTTTGGCACCCCCGGTGAAAAGGAATTCGAATTCGAACTCACGGGCCGCCACCTCACATTGCGAGCAGACGGAAACAGCGTTGAGAAAGCTGCCTTCGGCGGACCAATCGTATACGGTCACGGCGAAGAAGAAGACGTGAAGAAAAACCTGTACTACGACCAGACAAAGCAGACCAACGAAGTTTTCAAGTCTTTAGACGCAGACCAGGCGGCTCGCGCTTTGGTCGCGAAAAAGCCTTCGGAAACCGCCGTGCAGATTCAGGGCGATAATGCCGCGTTCCCGGGAATCGCCGTAAGTGACCTAAAGGATGATCAACAGCAACTTGTGCTTCAATCGCTGAAGGTACTGCTGGCCCCTTATCGCGAAGAAGATCGGGCCGAAGTGATGCAGATCGTGGCCGAATCAGGCGGCGTCGAAAAACTGCACATGGCATTTTACCAGGAAGGTGATCTGGAATCCGACAAGGTGTGGGATATCTGGCGAGTGGAAGGCCCGGCATTCGTGTGGCACTTCCGCGGCGCGCCGCACGTTCATGCCTACATCAACATCGGGCACCGGAAGCACGCTTAG
- a CDS encoding sulfatase-like hydrolase/transferase has protein sequence MQRSRKLSIRLVGQAFRKPFRVGEMAFRGSGLLGRRFLPLLIVVSAVSHIEAAVRPNVIVVITDDQGYGELSAHGNPVLSTPHLDRLASESIRLTDFHVAPMCTPTRGQLMTGVDALRNGAVNVSSGRTLLRRELPTLGNVFAEAGWSTGLFGKWHLGDTWPYRPQDRGFQESVWFPSSHIGSVPDQWQNDYFDDTYVHIGHRKVYSGYTTDVLFDEAMSWMKREAEAERPFVCCLATAAAHQPHYVPQKYLAPVRNALQAARNNLPSFASELTPDTEEQLIRFLAMCANIDENTGRLEQFLTEHKLRDNTVFVFLTDNGSTFGPRYFNANMKGGKTSLWEGGHRVPCFIRWPDGELRPSGDVSGLTQVQDLLPTLVDLAGLPNSSIDHCDGISLASVLRGTSEVADDRMLVINYSRMPFRAVRTLPTNRSIPRREGAAVLWKRWRLLEDKALYDLDADPLQANNVIEKHPAVVAAMRSHLNDWWDGVKQVAKEFQPSVVGHAMQNPVVLTACEWADVFVDQQAQVRRGDRKNGLWHIDVARAGDYAFTLSRWPEESGLKLRDGVAETQLTDGMLPAGPAWQIGSARIQVGSTKRRAKVQADATSVRFELSLPAGRTTLQTWFDDPDGKPISGAYYVSVECLKPVAPMKVILDTDMSGDCDDAGALAILHALADRGECELLATVVNRADLTNASAAATDAINTYYGRPRIPIGTDKIGPTALQRSSPFAVTLRDDFANDVGPDDEAPDALDVYMRVLGDQPDHSVTICSVGAFSNLAELCRAEPELVRAKVERLVVMGGAFPESTRPETNIATHREAAQFVADHWPGEIVWHGFEVGHALIVGKGLKLTSNRNPVRKAYELRPYAGRMAIDQGKPAYDLAAALFAVRGAEPEFWKTIEGGRVQVDDAGQTRWLSDQDGQHSYVQHVGAPSRLAAVIESLLVARPAKM, from the coding sequence ATGCAACGATCCCGCAAGCTTTCAATCCGTCTGGTCGGCCAGGCATTTCGCAAACCATTCCGCGTCGGCGAAATGGCGTTTCGGGGCAGCGGGTTGTTGGGCCGCCGATTTCTGCCTTTGCTGATCGTCGTCAGCGCTGTGTCGCATATTGAGGCGGCGGTGCGGCCGAATGTTATCGTGGTGATTACTGATGATCAGGGCTATGGCGAATTGTCTGCGCATGGGAACCCTGTGTTGTCGACGCCTCATCTGGACCGCCTGGCGTCTGAGAGTATCCGATTGACGGATTTCCACGTGGCGCCGATGTGTACGCCGACTCGCGGTCAGTTGATGACAGGAGTTGATGCTTTACGGAACGGGGCCGTGAATGTCAGCAGTGGCCGTACGTTGTTGCGCCGCGAACTTCCAACTCTGGGCAACGTGTTTGCCGAGGCTGGTTGGAGTACCGGGCTGTTCGGCAAATGGCACCTTGGCGATACCTGGCCATATCGCCCTCAGGACCGAGGTTTTCAGGAGAGCGTTTGGTTTCCGTCGTCGCATATTGGTTCTGTCCCGGATCAGTGGCAGAACGATTACTTTGACGACACCTACGTCCACATTGGTCACCGAAAAGTCTACTCCGGTTATACGACCGATGTCCTGTTCGACGAAGCGATGTCATGGATGAAGCGGGAAGCCGAAGCGGAACGCCCATTCGTCTGTTGCCTGGCCACCGCTGCTGCTCATCAGCCTCACTATGTTCCTCAGAAGTATCTCGCTCCGGTGCGAAACGCACTGCAGGCGGCTCGGAATAATTTGCCGAGCTTCGCCTCAGAACTTACGCCGGACACGGAAGAACAACTGATCCGCTTTTTGGCGATGTGTGCCAACATCGACGAAAACACAGGGCGGCTGGAACAGTTTCTGACCGAGCACAAACTACGCGACAACACAGTGTTTGTCTTCTTGACCGACAACGGCAGTACGTTTGGACCTCGCTATTTCAACGCCAACATGAAGGGCGGCAAAACGTCGTTATGGGAAGGCGGTCATCGCGTTCCGTGCTTCATCCGCTGGCCGGACGGGGAACTGCGGCCGTCCGGTGATGTGTCCGGGTTGACTCAGGTGCAGGACCTGCTGCCGACACTGGTCGACCTGGCAGGATTGCCAAATTCGTCTATCGACCACTGTGACGGTATCAGTCTTGCCTCCGTCCTTCGCGGCACGTCGGAAGTCGCGGACGATCGGATGCTGGTGATCAACTACAGCCGGATGCCGTTTAGAGCTGTGCGGACATTGCCGACCAACCGTTCGATTCCACGTCGCGAGGGCGCCGCCGTATTGTGGAAGAGGTGGAGATTGCTGGAAGACAAGGCTCTGTACGATCTCGACGCAGATCCGCTGCAAGCAAACAACGTGATTGAAAAACATCCTGCTGTCGTCGCTGCAATGCGTTCGCACCTAAACGACTGGTGGGACGGCGTGAAACAAGTGGCGAAGGAATTTCAGCCGTCCGTGGTTGGGCACGCCATGCAGAACCCGGTGGTGCTGACGGCCTGTGAGTGGGCGGACGTTTTTGTTGACCAGCAGGCACAGGTTCGTCGTGGCGATCGAAAAAACGGACTGTGGCATATCGATGTAGCAAGAGCTGGCGACTATGCGTTCACGCTGAGTCGCTGGCCGGAGGAATCCGGGTTGAAGCTTCGCGACGGCGTCGCGGAAACTCAGTTGACCGATGGTATGCTACCCGCAGGTCCTGCCTGGCAGATCGGTTCAGCGCGAATACAAGTGGGAAGCACCAAACGGCGCGCGAAGGTTCAGGCGGATGCCACTTCCGTTCGGTTTGAACTTTCGTTGCCAGCCGGTCGCACCACGTTGCAGACATGGTTTGATGATCCCGACGGCAAGCCGATTTCCGGAGCGTACTATGTGAGCGTCGAATGCCTGAAGCCCGTTGCGCCGATGAAGGTTATATTGGATACGGATATGTCGGGCGATTGCGACGATGCCGGAGCACTCGCGATCCTGCATGCACTGGCTGACCGCGGCGAATGCGAACTGCTCGCTACGGTTGTTAATCGAGCGGACCTGACGAATGCCTCTGCCGCGGCAACGGACGCGATTAACACCTATTACGGCCGTCCGCGCATTCCGATCGGAACGGACAAAATCGGTCCCACGGCGCTGCAACGCTCGAGCCCCTTCGCCGTGACGTTGCGAGACGATTTCGCGAATGATGTCGGACCAGATGATGAAGCTCCTGATGCACTCGACGTTTACATGCGGGTTCTGGGCGATCAACCTGACCACAGCGTCACCATTTGCAGCGTCGGTGCGTTTTCGAATCTGGCAGAACTATGCCGAGCGGAACCGGAATTGGTTCGTGCGAAGGTTGAACGGCTGGTGGTGATGGGCGGCGCGTTTCCGGAATCGACCAGACCGGAGACCAACATCGCAACTCATCGCGAGGCGGCTCAATTTGTCGCCGATCATTGGCCGGGTGAAATTGTTTGGCATGGATTCGAGGTCGGCCATGCATTAATCGTCGGTAAAGGACTGAAGCTCACGTCGAACAGGAATCCGGTTCGGAAAGCTTATGAACTTCGTCCGTATGCCGGCAGAATGGCGATCGATCAGGGGAAGCCGGCCTATGACCTGGCCGCCGCGCTGTTTGCCGTTCGTGGTGCCGAACCTGAGTTCTGGAAAACCATTGAAGGCGGTCGCGTACAGGTGGACGACGCAGGCCAAACCCGCTGGCTTTCTGACCAAGACGGGCAGCATTCGTACGTCCAGCACGTTGGCGCGCCGTCTCGATTGGCCGCAGTCATCGAGTCGCTATTAGTCGCTCGTCCCGCGAAGATGTGA
- a CDS encoding DMT family transporter, which translates to MPYHLLFPLFSSVVFVFGMMLVKQAIDKGVSPWTGTFLGNAWLAIVWALVAVVRGEVIPASAWGHAAIIGVLFVLGQVFTYLAFQYGDVSVATPIFGVKVLMVAGLVSVLTGDAVPIEVWAAGAMATVGIVLIQWSGGGAKRGSETHRRLWLTVALALSSAFCLSLFDVCVQKWAADLDSYAFLPVMFGVAGVLSLMFLPRVDPPKRWRELKATRWILGGTILMALQATSMCFSLAEFGDAARINIVYALRGLWGVLLAWMFARQLQTNEASLAVQTMLRRLAGAVLLTIAVLMAVSVRS; encoded by the coding sequence TTGCCCTACCACCTTTTGTTCCCCCTGTTTTCCAGCGTTGTCTTCGTTTTTGGCATGATGCTGGTCAAGCAGGCGATCGATAAAGGTGTGAGTCCATGGACCGGCACGTTTTTAGGCAATGCGTGGCTGGCCATCGTCTGGGCGCTTGTCGCAGTCGTGCGAGGGGAAGTGATCCCGGCGTCTGCATGGGGCCACGCCGCCATCATTGGCGTGCTGTTTGTCCTCGGCCAGGTGTTCACCTATTTGGCCTTTCAATACGGAGACGTGTCCGTCGCCACGCCGATCTTCGGGGTGAAGGTCCTGATGGTGGCCGGACTGGTGTCCGTGCTCACCGGCGACGCTGTGCCGATTGAAGTCTGGGCCGCCGGCGCCATGGCTACCGTGGGAATCGTACTGATCCAATGGTCAGGCGGCGGTGCCAAACGCGGAAGCGAAACTCATCGGCGACTATGGCTGACTGTGGCGTTGGCGTTGAGTTCCGCATTTTGTTTATCGTTGTTCGATGTGTGCGTTCAGAAATGGGCTGCCGATCTGGACAGCTATGCATTTCTACCCGTCATGTTTGGCGTCGCGGGTGTCTTGTCGCTCATGTTTCTTCCGCGAGTAGATCCACCAAAACGCTGGCGTGAACTGAAGGCGACTCGCTGGATTCTTGGCGGCACCATACTGATGGCGTTACAGGCGACCAGCATGTGCTTTTCGCTGGCCGAATTCGGTGACGCAGCCCGCATCAATATTGTCTACGCTCTGCGAGGACTGTGGGGCGTGCTGCTGGCATGGATGTTTGCCAGACAACTGCAGACCAACGAAGCGTCGCTGGCAGTACAAACCATGCTGCGACGACTGGCAGGGGCCGTGCTGCTGACGATCGCCGTGTTGATGGCGGTGTCAGTCCGATCGTAG